GGCCGAGGACGAGGTGATCGACTGTGACGGAGGTGTGGCGATGAGAGCGCTCACCTGGCACGGCAAGCAGGACGTTCGGATCGAAGACGTCCCCCGGCCCGAGATCGTCAACCCGACGGACGCGATAATCGAGGTCACGGCGACCGCGATCTGTGGCTCCGACCTCCACCTCTATCACGGCCGCGTGCCGTCGATGCGGGAGGGCGACGTGCTCGGCCACGAGCCGATGGGCGAGGTGATCGAGGTCGGCGAGGAGGTCGAGACGCTCGAAGTGGGGGATCGGGTCGTCGTCCCGTTCACGATCAGCTGTGGGGAGTGCTGGTTCTGCGAGAACGACCTCTACTCACTCTGTGACAACTCCAACCCCAACGCCGAGATCGCCCGCGAGGTCATGGGCCACTCGCCGGCCGGCCTGTTCGGCTACTCCCACATGCTCGGGGGGTACGCCGGCGGGCAGGCGGAGTACCTCCGGGTCCCCTATGCCGACGTAGGACCGATCGAGGTCGAGTCGGATCTCTCCGACGAGCAGCTCCTCTTCCTCTCGGATATCTTCCCGACGGGCTACATGGCCGCCGAGAACGCCGACATCGACCCCGCCGACACGGTGGCGGTCTGGGGCTGTGGGCCGGTCGGCCAGTTCGCCATCCAGAGCGCTCAACTGCTCGGTGCGGATCGGGTGATCGCCATCGACCGGTTCCCCGAACGGCTGGCGATGGCCCGCGAACACGGCGACGCCGTGACCATCGACTACTCCGAGGAGGACGTCTACCACCGGCTGATGGAGTTGACCGGGAACCGCGGACCGGACAGCTGTATCGACGCGGTCGGAACCGACGCCCACGGCACCGGCCTCCTCGACGCCTCCGACCGGGTGAAACGCTCGGTGAAACTGGAGGACGACCGGCCATACGTCCTCCGGGAGGCGATCCGGTGCTGTCGGAAGGGCGGGACCCTCTCGGTCCCCGGCGTCTACGTCGGCCGGATGGACAACTTCCCCTTTGGCCCGCTGATGAACAAGGGACTGACGGTGAAGACCGGCCAGACCCACGTCCAGCGCTACCTCGAACCGCTGCTGGAGACGATCGAAGATGGGGAGATCGACCCCTCCTTCGTCGTCACCCACGAGGCCGACCTCGGAAAGGGGCCGGAACTCTACGAGACGTTCAACGACAAAGCGGACGATTGTATCAAGGTCGTGTTGACGCCGTAGCGAATTACGGTTCAGAAACCGCCACAGCGCCTGCTTTCCCCCGGTCGATCACTCGTAGGTGTATCGATCCAGTCGGGCCACGGTGTAGCGGTAACAGCCGAGACCGGCCAGCGCGAGCAGGGACGACCAGGCGAGGAAGGCGACGGCCCGGACCAGCCGGGCCGATCCACCGGCGAACATCGGCAGGTCGACGACGACGGGGGCGAAGACGGCGGCGAGGCCGACGAGGGCGACGACGGTCGTCGAGAAGGAGTGGCCCAGCAGCGCGACCGTCGTCGGTGTAGGGGCCTCGACGCCGCCGAACGCGCGAACGGCCTCGAAGCGTGGCGCGAACGCGCCCAGCCCCAGCGCCAGCAGACAGCTAAAGCCCGTGAGGACGAGGGTGAACCCCAGCACGTACACGAGACTCACCGGATCGATGACGCCGTACCACCCGGTCAGGGAGACGACCAGCAGCGTCGGCGGGAGCCACAGCAGGGCCCCGGCGAGGATGCGTGCGCGAACGAGCGTCCGGCCGGGCGAGGGCGTGGTGAGGACGGCGGGGAGCATCGAGCCCTCGTCGCCCAGCGGGTTCAGCCCGAAGGTCCCGCCGGCGAGGAACGCGCCGAGGACGGCGACGAACACGGGGAGGATTGGCGACCGGGGGTTCGAGACGGCCAGTTGTCCGATGGGGAAGGCCATG
This Halorientalis sp. IM1011 DNA region includes the following protein-coding sequences:
- a CDS encoding zinc-dependent alcohol dehydrogenase is translated as MRALTWHGKQDVRIEDVPRPEIVNPTDAIIEVTATAICGSDLHLYHGRVPSMREGDVLGHEPMGEVIEVGEEVETLEVGDRVVVPFTISCGECWFCENDLYSLCDNSNPNAEIAREVMGHSPAGLFGYSHMLGGYAGGQAEYLRVPYADVGPIEVESDLSDEQLLFLSDIFPTGYMAAENADIDPADTVAVWGCGPVGQFAIQSAQLLGADRVIAIDRFPERLAMAREHGDAVTIDYSEEDVYHRLMELTGNRGPDSCIDAVGTDAHGTGLLDASDRVKRSVKLEDDRPYVLREAIRCCRKGGTLSVPGVYVGRMDNFPFGPLMNKGLTVKTGQTHVQRYLEPLLETIEDGEIDPSFVVTHEADLGKGPELYETFNDKADDCIKVVLTP